From the Paraflavitalea soli genome, the window TTCACTATTGATACCGCCACACCCATCCATATCAACAATCCCCATTACGCGGTGCTGGATATCAAAGCACCCGGCGCCGTATTGTTCAATACCGGTTTTGATGGTATCACTATCCGGAAAGGAGAACAATACAAATTGTCGCTGTTTACAAAACAAACCAGGGGTAAAGGAAAACTATTGGTGCAATTGGTTAGCAGGGAAGGGAAGGTGCTGGCACAAACGAATATCACCCCCTCCACCTCAGGATGGAAGCGTACCAGCGCAATGCTGGTGGCCAATGCAGATGCGCCGGATGCACGCCTGCAATTGCAGCCTTTGTCGATTGGACGCTTACAACTCGACATGATCTCCTTTTTTCCACAAAAGACATTCAAAGAAAGAGAGAATGGCCTGCGTGCCGACCTGGCGCAGGCGGTAGCGGATATCCATCCGCGCTTTATCCGTTTTCCCGGTGGCTGTGTAGCCCATGGTGACGGGCTCGGCAATATTTACCATTGGAAAAATACCATCGGTCCCCTCGAAGCCCGCATTCCACAACGCAACCTGTGGGGTTATCACCAGACTGCCGGTCTTGGTTACTTTGAATACTTCCGTTACTGTGCCGATATTGGCGCCGAACCCTTGCCTGTTCTATCGGCAGGAGTTCCCTGCCAGAACTCCGGCACCAGTGCCACCGGTGGCGGTCAACAGGGTGGTATACCACTGGAACAAATGGATGCCTACATACAGGATATCCTCGACCTGGTAGAATACGCCAATGGTGATATCAACACCACCTGGGGAAAGAAACGCGCCGAAGCCGGCCATCCCCAGCCTTTCAACCTCAAATACATTGGTATCGGCAATGAAGACCTCATTACTGATATATTTGAACAACGCTTTACCATGATCTACCAGGCCGTGAAAGCGAAATATCCTGGTATCACGGTCATCGGCACCGTGGGACCGTTCTGGGAAGGCACGGATTATGAAGAGGGATGGCAGCTGGCCGGTAAGCTTAAAGTGCCCATGGTGGATGAACATTATTATGTACCACCCGGCTGGCTCATCCACAACCAGGATTTTTATGATAAATATGATCACAGTAAGTCGAAGGTATACCTGGGCGAATATGCCGCCCACCTGCCCGGCAGGCCCAATAACCTGGAGACGGCGCTGGCTGAAGCCCTTTATCTGACAGCGCTTGAACGAAATGGTGATGTGGTATCCATGAGTTCCTATGCGCCCCTGCTGGCCAAAGAAGGACATACCCAATGGAATCCCGACCTGATCTACTTCAACAACAGCGAAGTGAAACCCACGGTGGGGTATGAGGTGCAAAAGCTCTATGGCCTCCATGCCGGTGATCAATACCTGCCTGCTGCTGCCACCCTGTCCAATAACCAGGAAGCCGTCAGGAAGCGGATCGCCTGGTCGGTGGTGCGTGACACCAAAACGCAGGACCTGGTCATCAAGCTGGTCAATCTCCTGCCCGTGTCCGTGCATACAACCATGGACCTGGGGAGTATCCATCCCACGGGTGCTACTGCCGTGAAGACCGTATTGCAAGGACAGCCTGCTGATAAAAATGCAAGACCTGTAACGGGTAGCATTCCATTGGCTGAGGTTTCCCGGATGGAATTGCCGGCTTATTCTTTCACCGTTATCCGCTTAAAAACAAACTAATGATTCCTTACGATTTAAAGCCGGAGGCAGCATCCATCCCGGAAATGTTGTTGCAAAAATAAATTTATCCTACTATCGTGTTTATGTCCGGAAAATGACTTACGGCCTTGGACAGCCGGCCATGTTTTAGCTAAAAAACGCTCTTTTCAGGGCGTTTTTTTTATGCCCTGTTGCAAAAATAAATAGTAAGGTACTATGCCCAACCTATCATAATCGGGATGCGCGAATGCCTCAGCTTTGTGTTATCAAATCAATGAATATGCTATCAACTACTAAGTATCCTGTAACCAACTTTAGCGCGATGATCCGGCTGCTGACAGGCATCAGCAGCCTGCTGGCCTGCTTAGTGCCTACGGATTGCCTGCGCTCCTTAGAGAACTGGCCCCTTTTTCATAGAGCGTTCAGGCAATACGTAGGCAATCCGGAGGCAATCTGCAGCGTTTACGACGAGGCCCCGGGAGCAACCGGATGGCAAGCCAATATGCTGTATGATCGTAAAATGTACAAAGCGGTTGCCAGTATTACCCAACAACCGCCCGTAAGGAAAGAAAAGCGGGGAGCGGAAAGACTACTACATCTTCTGAAACCCCTTCTGGAAAATAATCTTATCGGCCTGGTATACCACCAGGTAATAGGTGCCCTGCGGCAGATGGCCTACGGGTACATCATAACCCGTACCGGGCCGCACCGTGGTATTCGTCTCAATGAGCTTTTCACCGGCAGCGGTAAATATCTTCAAGGCTACAGCGCCCGTAATATCGGCACTCCGGAACTGCAGGTGCAGCAACTTAATGGCCGGGTTGGGCGAAAGCACAATATCACTGTTCCAATGGTCGCGCAGCTGAGCCGGCTTGATCAGCGAGATCGCTTCACGGCCATCCAGGTCTACCTGGCGCAACCGGTAATAATATTTAATACCCGTCATCACCTGCCGGTCGGGAAAACTGTAATTGGTAGGTGTGGTGGAATGCCCCTGGCCATCCACCCAGCCAATGGGCGTGAAGTTGATCCCGTCCTGCGAACGTTGCACCTCAAAACCTTTGTTGTTCGTTTCTGCATCTGTAGTCCATGCCAGCTGGATAAAAGTATCACGTGGGGTAGCATCAAATTTAGACAGGATCACCGGCAGGGCCACTTGGGCAGCTCCACCCTGTACCAACGGACTGAAGTCGGTGAAGTTAACCCCCAGG encodes:
- a CDS encoding T9SS type A sorting domain-containing protein, with the translated sequence MKNIITILLLLVLSLMAQSQGYEIRVVHKGGGILGVQMRMTAATAPTSADYITDIVFGLKWNSSSNAALTNTIATTYNLKKAGPRGAKGAYFYQAFYSDPIGFTFPETWTAGNWIELMSISISLASGTVSSFELCEAGFDITTTPNLGVNFTDFSPLVQGGAAQVALPVILSKFDATPRDTFIQLAWTTDAETNNKGFEVQRSQDGINFTPIGWVDGQGHSTTPTNYSFPDRQVMTGIKYYYRLRQVDLDGREAISLIKPAQLRDHWNSDIVLSPNPAIKLLHLQFRSADITGAVALKIFTAAGEKLIETNTTVRPGTGYDVPVGHLPQGTYYLVVYQADKIIFQKGFQKM
- a CDS encoding alpha-L-arabinofuranosidase C-terminal domain-containing protein → MRPGTSIARYALLLAIGLLCLSNLTTRAQGPQAGASADAVYLFSYSTAKNNNHNGLHFAWSRDRVNWQLIGNEFGFLRSDYGRWGAEKKMITPYLIQTPGGDWQCVWALNDREKLFAHASSPDLVYWDRQSYPLMTSGANVLKPIIQYNQQQAQYNITYTDATGKYFQVTTKDFKTYTPAATVPASQYTDASITINLPAGPATGQLHRVPWATVDKLIKDWEGKQYRNNLYGEQTAQDAQRFANLKPVDVKLAVQADRAKPISNLLTGVFFEDINYAADGGIYAELIQNRDFEYAPGDKEGHDTAWKSTHSWTLQGDHATFTIDTATPIHINNPHYAVLDIKAPGAVLFNTGFDGITIRKGEQYKLSLFTKQTRGKGKLLVQLVSREGKVLAQTNITPSTSGWKRTSAMLVANADAPDARLQLQPLSIGRLQLDMISFFPQKTFKERENGLRADLAQAVADIHPRFIRFPGGCVAHGDGLGNIYHWKNTIGPLEARIPQRNLWGYHQTAGLGYFEYFRYCADIGAEPLPVLSAGVPCQNSGTSATGGGQQGGIPLEQMDAYIQDILDLVEYANGDINTTWGKKRAEAGHPQPFNLKYIGIGNEDLITDIFEQRFTMIYQAVKAKYPGITVIGTVGPFWEGTDYEEGWQLAGKLKVPMVDEHYYVPPGWLIHNQDFYDKYDHSKSKVYLGEYAAHLPGRPNNLETALAEALYLTALERNGDVVSMSSYAPLLAKEGHTQWNPDLIYFNNSEVKPTVGYEVQKLYGLHAGDQYLPAAATLSNNQEAVRKRIAWSVVRDTKTQDLVIKLVNLLPVSVHTTMDLGSIHPTGATAVKTVLQGQPADKNARPVTGSIPLAEVSRMELPAYSFTVIRLKTN